One genomic window of Eptesicus fuscus isolate TK198812 chromosome 6, DD_ASM_mEF_20220401, whole genome shotgun sequence includes the following:
- the LOC103290622 gene encoding phospholipid-transporting ATPase IK-like, whose amino-acid sequence MTFGGRRSSWTVSCEGWAARVTRAPLPSSSTSVCSLPPGEARGEEEEEEEAGLHPLQLPTRPASVFTWEVKANDRTYNNQFKEKAFLCWQKTKYKDNIIHTAKYNFFSFLPLNLYEQFHRMSNSYFLFIIILQGVFPEISTMPWFTLFAPLVCLLLIRAIRDLVDDIGRHRSDSTVNNRPCEMLVGERFMCKKWKDLHVGDLVRLHDTNIVPADILLLASTEPSSLCYVETADIDGETNLKYRQALLVTHHGLTTVKNMASFQGKVVCEEPNSRMHYFTGHLEWEGKKYSLDSGNILLRGCKIRNTDTCYGMVIYAGFDTKIMRNCGTVHLKGTKIDRLMNKLVIMICIFVVLISMALTMGFWNKVKEFKTKHYYVPELRVHSVTIETFFILLSFIILLSVMMPMAMFITAEFIYLGNSIFIDWDVEMYYAPQDMPAKARSTSLNVQLGQVGYIFSDKTGTLTQNIMTFKKCCINGIVYGPDQEDSPYKDNPFLWNVFADGKMLFRNSRLLSIVRNNKDKMVREFWRLLAICHTVMVEEKDNQLFYQAASPDEEALVTAARNFGYVFLARTRDSITVMELGEQRVYQVLAMMDFNSIRKRMSVLVRNPEGSIYLYTKGADTVLFERLHKKDLYRKGRTVKAATEEALTSFAEETLRTLCLAYKKVEEDQYEEWHQRHQEAKILLENRAQALHQVYEEIEQNLQLLGITAIEDRLQDGVLETIQCLKKGNIKIWVLTGDKQETAVNIGYACQLLSEDMHILNEEQITAILEAYQETKNSLPQIKMAAMIVSGEFLDQLMKSAAGPMLQNKDPNTPQNPEVWREQAFVELACSCKAVICCRVTPKQKALIVALVKKYQNVVTLAIGDGANDVNMIKTADIGVGLAGQEGMQAVQNSDYMLAQFRFLRRLLLVHGRWSYMRVCKFLRYFIYKTLAIMMVQIWFAFYSGFTAQPLYEGWFLALFNLLYTTLPVLYIGLFEQDVSDEQSLELPELYIAGQKDELFNYWVFFQAITHGTVTSLVNFFMTMWISHDIIGPIIDYQSFATVMSLSGLLSVTMEVILIIKYWTVLTVLAIFFSLCFYIIITRASQSFWLFTISPTTFPFLSVEQNVIPHPYVLLMIMLNVSLNTLPVLAFRVIYQALKQLRLKVRVAGVPTAHCWKQGLKGDLEEEEKEEEKEEVEEVPIEEIAMVPRARRSSYAFSHQEGYANLITQGTIMRRSLGANKYLPSDELSMSIESHWYQWKMSFLGENRF is encoded by the exons ATGACATTTGGGGGAAGGCGGAGCTCATGGACAGTGTCTTGCGAAGGCTGGGCCGCCCGTGTGACCCGGGCGCCTCTCCCCAGCAGCTCCACCAGCGTGTGCAGCCTGCCCCCCGGCGAGgcccggggggaggaggaggaggaggaggag GCTGGTTTACACCCCTTGCAACTCCCCACTCGCCCTGCCTCAGTGTTCACCTGGGAGGTGAAGGCCAATGACAGGACCTACAACAACCAGTTCAAGGAGAAGGCCTTCCTGTGTTGGCAGAAGACGAAGTACAAG GACAACATCATTCACACAGCCAAGTACAacttcttctccttcctgcccttAAACCTGTATGAGCAGTTCCATCGAATGTCAAACTCCTACTTCCTTTTTATCATCATTCTCCAG GGTGTCTTTCCTGAGATCTCCACGATGCCCTGGTTCACCCTCTTTGCCCCACTCGTCTGCCTCCTCCTCATCCGGGCCATCCGAGACCTGGTGGATGACATC GGGCGACATAGGAGTGACAGCACCGTCAACAACAGGCCCTGCGAGATGCTGGTGGGGGAGAG gtTTATGTGTAAAAAGTGGAAGGACCTGCATGTGGGGGACCTGGTCCGTCTGCATGACACAAACATTGTCCCG gccgaTATACTCTTACTGGCCAGCACGGAGCCCAGCAGCTTGTGTTATGTGGAGACAGCTGACATCGACGG GGAGACCAACTTGAAGTATAGGCAGGCCCTGTTAGTCACGCATCATGGGCTGACCACTGTAAAGAATATGGCTTCCTTCCAAG GCAAGGTGGTGTGTGAGGAACCCAACAGTCGGATGCACTACTTTACGGGGCACCTGGAGTGGGAGGGCAAGAAATACTCCCTGGACAGTGGCAACATCCTTTTACGTGGCTGCAAGATTCGAAACACGGACACCTGCTATGGAATGGTCATCTATGCTG GTTTTGACACAAAGATCATGAGGAACTGTGGCACGGTCCATCTGAAGGGGACCAAGATAGACCGTCTGATGAACAAGCTGGTCATCATG ATCTGCATATTCGTGGTGCTGATCTCTATGGCCTTGACCATGGGCTTCTGGAACAAGGTGAAAGAATTCAAGACCAAGCACTATTATGTGCCTGAGTTGCGCGTGCATAGTGTGACCATCGAGACTTTCTTCATACTCTTGAGCTTCATCATTCTGCTCAGTGTCATGATGCCCATGGCCATGTTCATCAC AGCTGAATTCATCTACCTGGGGAACAGTATCTTCATTGACTGGGACGTGGAGATGTACTATGCACCCCAGGATATGCCTGCCAAAGCCCGTAGCACCAGTCTCAATGTCCAGCTGGGCCAGGTGGGGTACATCTTCTCGGACAAGACTGGCACACTCACACAGAACATCATGACCTTCAAGAAGTGCTGCATCAACGGCATTGTCTACGGCCCAGACCAGGAGGATTCCCCATATAAGGACAACCCCTTCCTCTGGAACGTATTTGCCGATGGGAAGATGCTGTTCAGAAACTCAAGGCTCCTGAGTATTGTGCGCAACAACAAGGACAAGATGGTGCGGGAGTTCTGGCGTCTCCTGGCCATCTGCCACACAGTGATGGTGGAGGAGAAAGACA accagCTATTTTACCAGGCAGCATCCCCTGATGAGGAGGCACTGGTCACAGCAGCCCGGAATTTCGGCTATGTGTTCCTGGCACGCACGCGGGACAGCATCACGGTGATGGAGTTGGGGGAGCAGCGGGTATACCAGGTCCTGGCCATGATGGATTTCAACAGCATCCGAAAGCGGATGTCTGTGCTGG TCCGAAACCCCGAGGGCTCCATCTACCTCTACACCAAAGGCGCAGACACTGTCCTCTTTGAACGCCTGCATAAGAAAGACTTGTATAGGAAAGGGAGGACCGTGAAAGCAGCTACAGAAGAGGCCTTAACT tccTTTGCTGAGGAGACCCTGCGCACACTGTGCCTGGCCTACAAAAAGGTGGAAGAGGACCAGTACGAGGAGTGGCACCAGCGGCACCAGGAAGCCAAGATCCTTCTTGAGAACCGTGCCCAAGCCCTGCACCAGGTGTACGAGGAGATAGAGCAGAACCTCCAG CTGCTGGGAATCACAGCCATTGAAGACAGGCTTCAGGATGGTGTTCTTGAAACTATCCAGTGTCTCAAGAAAGGGAACATCAAAATATGGGTACTCACAGGGGACAAGCAAG AGACTGCGGTGAACATTGGCTATGCTTGCCAGCTGCTATCTGAGGACATGCACATTCTGAATGAGGAGCAGATAAC TGCGATCCTTGAAGCCTACCAGGAGACCAAGAACAGCCTGCCTCAGATCAAGATGGCCGCCATGATTGTTAGTGGAGAATTTCTG GACCAGCTGATGAAGAGTGCAGCAGGGCCGATGCTGCAGAATAAGGACCCCAACACCCCCCAGAACCCGGAGGTATGGCGGGAACAGGCCTTTGTGGAACTGGCCTGTAGCTGCAAAGCAGTCATCTGCTGTCGGGTGACACCCAAACAGAAGGCCTTGATTGTGGCGCTGGTCAAGAAATACCAGAACGTGGTGACCCTGGCCATTGGGGATGGCGCCAACGATGTCAACATGATCAAGA CTGCGGACATTGGTGTAGGCCTGGCGGGCCAGGAGGGCATGCAGGCGGTGCAGAACAGCGACTACATGCTGGCCCAGTTCCGCTTCCTGAGGCGACTGCTGCTGGTGCACGGGCGTTGGTCCTACATGCGAGTGTGCAAGTTCCTGCGCTACTTCATCTACAAGACGCTGGCCATCATGATGGTTCAGATCTGGTTCGCTTTCTATAGTGGCTTCACTGCTCAG CCTCTGTATGAAGGCTGGTTCCTGGCGCTCTTCAACCTGCTGTACACCACCCTCCCGGTTCTGTACATTGGACTGTTTGAGCAG GATGTGAGCGATGAGCAGAGTCTGGAGCTGCCTGAGCTGTACATTGCTGGCCAGAAGGATGAGCTGTTCAACTACTGGGTCTTCTTCCAAGCCATCACCCATGGCACAGTAACCTCTCTGGTCAACTTCTTCATGACCATGTGGATCAGCCATGACATTATTGGGCCCATCATTGACTATCAGTCTTTTGCCACTGTCATGTCCCTGTCAGGCCTGCTATCAGTCACCATGGAG GTCATCCTCATCATCAAGTACTGGACAGTCCTGACCGTGCTGGCCATTTTCTTCAGCCTCTGCTTCTACATAATCATAACTAGGGCCAGCCAGAGCTTCTGGCTCTTCACAATTTCCCCCACAACCTTCCCTTTTCTGT CTGTTGAACAAAACGTGATACCTCACCCCTACGTCCTGCTGATGATAATGCTGAATGTGTCATTAAACACCCTGCCTGTACTGGCCTTCCGTGTCATTTACCAAGCCCTCAAGCAGCTACGTCTCAAGGTGAGGGTGGCTGGGGTCCCCACTGCACATTGCTGGAAGCAGGGACTCAAAGGAGATCTAGAG gaagaagagaaggaagaggagaaagaggaggtggAAGAAGTACCGATTGAGGAGATCGCTATGGTGCCACGGGCCCGGCGCTCAAGCTATGCCTTCTCCCACCAAGAAGGCTATGCAAACCTCATCACACAGGGCACAATTATGCGAAGGTCACTAGGGGCTAACAAATACC TGCCATCTGATGAATTGTCCATGAGCATTGAGTCACACTGGTACCAGTGGAAGATGTCATTCCTGGGGGAGAATAGGTTCTAG